Within Caulobacter segnis, the genomic segment CCCAGGGAGCGCTATGTCCAGCACGATCGAGATCGCGCCATCTCGCGAGCGGTCTCCGCTAGCCCTCATCCATGAGGGACCGGTCGACCTCGACATGCTCGAGGAGTTTCGCGCCGCGATGGCGACCGATGGCTTGGAAGTGGAGATCCGCAGCGGGATGTCCGTTCGCGCATCGGCTTGGTCGTGGCTCGCACCGACCGCCGTCCTCCTGTGGATCTCGAAGAGCTATTTCGACGGCTTGCTCAAGGAGCTGGGCAAGGCGCACGCTTCAATCCTCGACAAGGCGCTGCGGCAGCTTGGCCGGCGCCTGTCGGGACTGAAGTACTGGGAGGTGACCGCCAAAAAGGTGGTCGCCATCGCGGACCGATACTCGCCCATCCTGTCCGTCTGGACCGAACGCCATGAAGGCGGCCGCTTCAAGATGCTGATCGCGTCCGATCTCGAAGGCGCCGCGCTGGATTCCGCGCTTAGCGCCTACATCACTTTCGTCCAGGCGTACCATACCGGCGCTCTGGACCCGGAAGACCTGGCGATCCTTGCCGAAGCGCGGCCGGTCGGCGACATCACCCTCCTCGCCTATGACCAACACAGCGGCACGATCCAATTGGTCGATCCCCTCGAGGCGCGGCTCGCCTAGCAGCGACACATCCCCCTAGAGACCGGGAAGCGCCATTCGGCGACTTCGTTTCGGCGTGCTGCGTCATGGGCCAGAAGCCTAGCTGTCGGCCGCCGAAAAGGGCGTCCCAGAGGTCAGGACGCCCCTCGAACTCTTCACTCGGCCCAGTGCCCTGTAAGGAACGCCGCCACCCTGTCGAGCGAGCGGCGCGCCGCCGGCAGGTATCGCGTCGCACCTTGGAAGACGTGATGCAGCCCTTCGAAGACCTCCAGCCGCACCTCGCCGCCCCTGGAGGCCGCCACGGCCGCATAGCGGTGGGAATCGTCGAGCAGGATCTCGTCGCCGCCGACCTCGATCAACAGCGGCGGCACGATCTCAGGTACGGCGTAGAGAGGCGAAGCGCGGCCGTCCTTCGGATCGACGCCGGCAAGATAGACCTGGGCCGGCCCGGCAAGCATGACCGGCTGGAAGATGGGGTCGTGGATTCCGGGATCGTTGACGGAGGCGCCGGTCATGGCCAAGTCGAGCCATGGCGAGAAAACCGCGATCGCGGCGATGGTCGGCGACGCGGTCGCCGTATCGCCAAGGATACTGAGGGCAAGGCCGCCCCCAGCGGAGTCGCCTACCAGCGCCACCTGGAGGGTGCTGACCGGCCACTAGGGACGTGAGGACGAACATGATCGGGGCGAGCCCCCCGTTCGAAAAAGACATTTGTTAACCATTTTCGACTCAGCCTCAGAACAGCGAAGCTTCGAGGCGCATCATGTCTCAGCGACATGCCCTGATTATAGAGGACGACTGTCTGGTCGCCTTGGAACTCGAATACCTGCTCAAGGAGCAGGGGTTCGCAACGGTCGATATCGCCGACAACCCGCGGTCGGCGCTCGATTGCGCC encodes:
- a CDS encoding alpha/beta hydrolase fold domain-containing protein; translation: MALVGDSAGGGLALSILGDTATASPTIAAIAVFSPWLDLAMTGASVNDPGIHDPIFQPVMLAGPAQVYLAGVDPKDGRASPLYAVPEIVPPLLIEVGGDEILLDDSHRYAAVAASRGGEVRLEVFEGLHHVFQGATRYLPAARRSLDRVAAFLTGHWAE